A single Anopheles maculipalpis chromosome 3RL, idAnoMacuDA_375_x, whole genome shotgun sequence DNA region contains:
- the LOC126560950 gene encoding uncharacterized protein LOC126560950, whose protein sequence is MTFQLCGLGKSSSTSATGSSPSPASQSTTGTSETAPCASIAAQAGGGSVAVVAAAIAADRRRRRQQLGGRNLPSLPVLPPRSRGPIRAPEPPPPYWAHYAHRPVPAQPAAGCPTAERIGSAASSAAGRGGAGAASGRHNTATTTDDSDTSNDRPRAHRGRSTSGDSSSTGAGGQAARGPERAEPAVRHRYNVPNQQRQRIKEHLLSQDAFCPDLVQNCKNIATDSPERQSSPTLVEYAEIGELSRNLAAVVAINDGASTSTGRTREKPVPNSTTAVQPSQPSSATGTGVSAASAATMGQNLSIRRPKISLTWVLREQSRDGSSSLAGNDRTGQQHQQSTPQQPTVVQGVLKGSPVDKTSQSVTGTAGNGVPVSLHNITGQTVVSGGDTGTTINQPNGQASNGISPNGHNHHHHHVIVRKKSRTRSKERLFSEKYVSDNNLSEYHSEKLRSVAHANEYTIAPTAVISSAGSNLYRKSNRKNSERLKKKDRLLLYPNGTTVDASVHHNNNNQHAVNLNKDPAYSESLKEKMAVALKNTYSEPSLYTTVSEPSASTKHRHHSRHHHRRRRERYRSQRFGYEIHNVDEFLSKCSLSSPGNIPVVLSSAATLYQTRPGSYQIEIPLPLGMVVNAVFKNQNWLYVQTPHAEEGYVAYDTCLPLGILPSNQRSSSSSKPTPCWESNKDVFPKPCGNLTDSEKEIQQLRGGTRSEGRRTPRLKRSSANSRSAVSITTCNSERDLDSLYLRTVASNQPKVADGQTQYAQLKLTTKVLSTVAPSVKSEKALAIEQLEKLICSGSGDYVHLLKQQQQHLLAKQQQYITQLRQQQQLCKADSPVLGKHLSSVPGTKVINGSNHLRIALSGVTNNVPSSVAGNGSVNVCSPGAAVRQTLLAITENYCSDAVSVHKGDVVTLLACKEYQEKGLKNYKQWFFVRTRDGHEGYIPAEAAGHGFL, encoded by the exons ATGACCTTCCAACTATGTGGtctcggcaagtcta GTTCAACATCGGCCACCGGCAGCAGCCCATCGCCAGCATCCCAATCGACGACTGGAACAAGCGAGACCGCACCGTGCGCATCGATAGCAGCACAGGCCGGTGGTGGTTCGGTGGCGGTTGTCGCTGCGGCCATCGCAGCCGATCGACGTCGACGTCGTCAGCAGCTGGGCGGACGTAATCTACCATCGCTGCCGGTTCTGCCGCCGAGATCTCGTGGTCCGATAAGGGCTCCGGAACCACCGCCACCGTACTGGGCACACTACGCACACCGACCGGTTCCAGCGCAACCGGCGGCGGGTTGCCCCACTGCCGAGAGAATTGGTAGTGCAGCATCGTCCGCTGCTGGTCGTGGTGGTGCCGGTGCTGCTTCTGGTAGGCACAACACAGCCACGACCACCGACGACAGTGACACCAGCAATGACAGGCCGCGAGCTCATCGTGGCAGATCAACGTCCGGTGATAGCTCGTCGACTGGTGCAGGCGGACAAGCAGCAAGAGGCCCCGAACGAGCCGAACCTGCCGTACGACATCGCTACAACGTACCGAACCAGCAGAGGCAACGCATTAAGGAGCATCTGCTAA GTCAGGATGCCTTTTGTCCAGATTTGGTACAAAACTGTAAGAATATTGCCACCGACTCACCCGAACGTCAATCATCGCCCACGCTGGTAGAGTACGCAGAGATAGGGGAACTAAGTCGGAACCTGGCAGCGGTTGTAGCCATCAACGACGGGGCGTCCACTTCGACGGGCCGCACGCGAGAAAAGCCAGTGCCCAACTCCACTACTGCCGTGCAGCCCAGTCAGCCATCTTCCGCTACTGGCACGGGTGTCAGTGCTGCGTCGGCAGCTACTATGGGGCAAAACTTGAGTATTCGTAGACCAAAGATTTCACTCACATGGGTACTTCGGGAGCAGTCACGCGATGGGTCCTCATCACTGGCCGGAAACGATCGTactgggcaacagcatcagcaatcAACTCCGCAACAACCGACAGTAGTACAAGGTGTTCTGAAGGGATCTCCAGTGGACAAAACGAGTCAAAGTGTAACAGGCACTGCTGGAAATGGTGTGCCAGTTTCTCTCCACAATATAACTGGACAAACTGTAGTTTCGGGAGGCGATACAGGCACTACGATAAACCAACCGAATGGACAAGCCTCGAATGGCATCTCGCCTAATGGtcacaatcatcatcaccatcatgtAATAGTGCGGAAGAAATCTCGAACTCGCAGTAAGGAAAGACTGTTTAGCGAAAAGTACGTCAGTGACAACAACCTGTCGGAATATCATAGTGAGAAATTACGCAGTGTAGCACACGCTAACGAGTACACCATTGCGCCAACGGCCGTTATATCAAGTGCTGGTTCTAATCTCTATCGAAAAAGCAATCGAAAGAATAGTGAACGTTTGAAGAAGAAGGATCGACTGCTGCTCTATCCGAATGGAACCACCGTAGATGCTAGTGTGCatcacaataataataatcaacatGCTGTTAATCTTAACAAAGACCCTGCGTACAGTGAGAGCCTTAAAGAGAAGATGGCAGTTGCGCTAAAGAACACCTATTCGGAACCATCTCTCTATACAACGGTATCGGAACCGTCCGCTTCTACCAAACATCGACATCACAGTAGACACCATCATAGGCGAAGACGGGAACGTTACCGATCGCAACGGTTCGGGTACGAAATTCACAACGTCGATGAGTTCCTGTCCAAGTGTTCCTTATCCTCTCCAGGGAACATTCCCGTAGTATTATCGTCCGCAGCGACCCTGTACCAGACACGTCCCGGTAGCTACCAGATCGAGATACCGCTACCACTCGGGATGGTGGTAAATGCGGTGTTCAAGAACCAGAACTGGCTGTACGTGCAGACACCTCACGCCGAGGAGGGCTATGTGGCGTACGATACCTGCCTACCGCTCGGTATATTGCCATCAAACCAAAG ATCTTCATCCAGCTCGAAGCCTACACCCTGCTGGGAGTCGAACAAAGACGTTTTTCCCAAACCGTGCGGAAATTTGACTGACAGCGAAAAGGAGATACAGCAGCTGCGTGGTGGTACTCGTTCGGAAGGACGTAGAACGCCACGCTTGAAGCGAAGCAGTGCCAACAGCCGTAGTGCAGTCTCGATCACCACATGCAACAGTGAACGGGATCTAGATTCGTTGTATCTGCGTACGGTGGCATCCAATCAACCGAAGGTAGCGGACGGTCAAACACAGTACGCTCAGCTGAAACTGACCACCAAGGTACTGAGTACGGTAGCGCCCTCGGTAAAGTCGGAAAAGGCGCTAGCGATAGAACAGCTGGAAAAGTTAATTTGCTCCGGTAGTGGTGACTATGTGCATCtgctgaagcagcagcagcaacacctgttggcaaaacagcaacaatacATTACCCAGCtacgtcagcagcagcaactatGCAAAGCTGATTCTCCTGTGCTTGGGAAGCATCTTAGCTCTGTTCCTGGAACCAAAGTCATCAACGGTAGCAATCATCTTCGTATTGCACTTAGCGGCGTTACGAATAATGTACCGTCGTCTGTTGCCGGGAATGGGTCGGTGAACGTTTGCTCACCAGGAGCCGCAGTACGGCAGACATTGCTGGCCATCACGGAGAACTACTGCTCGGATGCGGTTTCGGTCCATAAAGGGGATGTTGTCACGTTACTCGCCTGCAAGGAGTATCAGGAGAAGGGTTTGAAGAACTACAAGCAGTGGTTTTTCGTACGGACGAGGGATGGACATGAAGGATATATACCGGCTGAAGCGGCCGGACATGGGTTTCTTTAG
- the LOC126563008 gene encoding uncharacterized protein LOC126563008: MTEPVRRELRITHPPLEPIVRDGKIREQIELESKGRREYLKKWGYITQPETTEFYDLKRNNQKLREIQQRRKQNVNLREYDGHGESFFVSKQMFKTLLDTCRCGRKRTNTHALKCLQKSKNTYEKTDDEEEDEEMEKKNREKRGKGGSGISRRERADDDTDEGEKTVSSYIPKVPTLSSGMYGWPHNRFVAMEKTTYYVSPRYTMPGHPIVDSHPYNNIILG; this comes from the exons ATGACCGAACCAGTGCGTCGAGAATTAAGAATTACACACCCACCGCTTGAACCCATAGTTCGAGATGGTAAGAT CCGCGAACAAATCGAACTGGAAAGCAAGGGCCGCCGAGAGTATTTGAAAAAGTGGGGCTACATCACACAACCCGAAACGACCGAGTTCTACGACCTGAAACGCAACAACCAGAAGCTGCGTGAGATTCAGCAGAGACGCAAGCAAAATGTCAACCTCCGTGAATACGATGGACACGGTGaatcgtttttcgtttcgaaGCAAATGTTCAAAACCTTGCTCGATACATGCCGGTGTGGCCGGAAGCGTACCAACACCCATGCCCTCAAGTGTTTgcagaaatcgaaaaatacGTATGAAAAAACGgacgatgaggaggaggatgaggagatggagaagaaaaaccggGAGAAGCGTGGCAAGGGTGGTTCCGGTATAAGTCGAAGGGAACGAGCGGACGATGATACGGATGAGGGCGAGAAGACTGTAAGCAGCTACATTCCGAAGGTGCCAACGTTAAGCTCAG GTATGTACGGTTGGCCCCATAACCGGTTTGTGGCGATGGAAAAGACCACGTACTACGTATCACCTCGGTACACTATGCCTGGCCACCCGATCGTCGACAGTCATCCGTACAATAACATAATCCTCGGATAG
- the LOC126561854 gene encoding probable nucleoporin Nup54: MSFNFGNTSALGSTSTPTKPAFGNFSFGGQTSTPAFGATAATGAAPAFGQATATSAFGASATPAFGATAATPATGTGAFGTLGFGASTGATTAFGAAPTSSAPSFGFGTNTATAATPAFGGFGTATSTAATGFGGFGTATATSSSAPAFGGFGTATQPFGTSIATTSAPSFFGGLGASQPQAATGFGAFGTGSTFGGTTFGQPGAATGGLNFGLSAFGQQQQQQQQQQQQLAQALSPEEAFVQSVFNVSIFGDERDTVISKWNYLQAMLGTGKSFYSHSAPPVEITPSNFLCRFKTMGYSKLPGKDNKAGLVGLTVNKTVAQIKEQQQQFITSMSQIFGNKPNITIVVENVKSINDTKVQVIIYIEEKSTISNEVKRVLATEVAGYLNQPMPKQQLSQLGIESVVALVLPEEDQLKEYLDNPPKGIDPRMWEQAKIDNPDPKRFIPVPMIGFQDLKWRIKCQENETEIHASYLAKVEKEIAELKQRHMNTTAKIAEHRRNFAELSHRILRVIVKQESTRKLGLALSPEEEAIRTKLENMHALVSTPTQFRGRLSELLSQMRMQRNQWAHGNFLNEYTLDKDATQEMQSFLTMQQKAVAFLIDTIHKDMKTLKIISEGMTQLVQG; this comes from the exons CGGCTTTTGGCAATTTCTCATTCGGTGGACAAACCTCTACACCGGCGTTCGGTGCTACTGCGGCGACCGGTGCAGCACCAGCTTTTGGACAAGCAACAGCCACGTCGGCATTCGGTGCATCGGCAACACCCGCGTTCGGTGCAACCGCAGCTACACCTGCCACCGGTACGGGTGCCTTCGGAACGTTAGGTTTCGGTGCATCTACCGGCGCTACCACAGCGTTCGGTGCCGCACCAACCAGTTCCGCACCATCGTTCGGGTTCGGAACAAACACGgctacagcagcaacaccggCGTTCGGTGGCTTCGGTACCGCCACGTCTACTGCTGCGACTGGTTTCGGTGGATTTGGTACGGCCACGGCCACCAGTTCCAGTGCACCAGCATTCGGTGGCTTCGGTACGGCGACACAACCATTCGGAACATCCATTGCGACCACTTCCGCACCATCGTTCTTCGGTGGGCTTGGAGCGTCCCAACCGCAAGCTGCTACCGGTTTCGGTGCATTCGGCACCGGTAGTACCTTTGGTGGGACAACTTTTGGGCAACCGGGAGCCGCCACCGGAGGCTTAAATTTTGGCCTATCGGCCTTtggtcagcaacagcagcagcagcagcaacagcagcagcagcttgctCAAGCCCTTTCACCCGAGGAAGCGTTCGTGCAGTCCGTGTTTAATGTGTCCATCTTTGGTGATGAGCGCGATACGGTCATCTCGAAATGGAACTACCTGCAGGCAATGCTCGGGACGGGCAAATCATTCTACTCGCACAGTGCACCACCAGTGGAGATTACGCCATCGAACTTTCTGTGCCGCTTCAAAACGATGGGCTACAGCAAACTGCCCGGAAAGGACAATAAAGCTGGGTTGGTGGGGCTGACGGTTAACAAAACGGTGGCACAAATAAA agaacagcagcagcaattcaTTACCAGCATGAGTCAAATCTTCGGCAACAAACCCAACATTACGATCgtggtggaaaatgtaaaatcaatCAACGACACGAAGGTACAGGTCATTATCTACATCGAAGAAAAATCCACCATCTCGAACGAGGTCAAGCGCGTACTTGCGACGGAAGTGGCCGGCTATCTGAATCAACCAATGCCCAAACAACAGCTTTCCCAGCTCGGCATTGAATCGGTCGTTGCGTTGGTACTACCGGAGGAAGATCAGCTAAAGGAGTATCTCGACAATCCACCGAAAGGTATCGATCCTCGTATGTGGGAACAGGCAAAGATCGATAATCCCGATCCGAAGCGATTCATTCCCGTTCCGATGATTGGTTTTCAGGAT CTTAAATGGCGCATCAAGTGTCAGGAAAATGAAACCGAAATACACGCATCCTATCTCGCCAAGGTGGAGAAAGAGATTGCCGAGCTGAAGCAGCGCCACATGAACACGACCGCCAAGATTGCCGAACATCGGCGCAACTTTGCCGAGCTGAGCCACCGCATACTGCGCGTCATTGTGAAGCAGGAAAGTACCCGCAAGCTAGGATTGGCCCTATCGCCGGAAGAGGAAGCGATTCGGACAAAGTTGGAAAATATGCACGCGCTCGTATCCACCCCGACGCAGTTCCGTGGTCGGTTGAGTGAGCTGCTGTCACAGATGCGTATGCAGCGGAACCAGTGGGCCCATGGGAACTTCCTGAACGAGTACACGCTCGATAAGGATGCAACGCAGGAGATGCAATCGTTCCTTACAATGCAGCAGAAGGCGGTAGCGTTTCTGATCGATACGATACACAAGGATATGAAAACGCTGAAAATTATTAGCGAAGGCATGACGCAGCTGGTGCAAGGCTAG